A window from Microbacterium ginsengiterrae encodes these proteins:
- a CDS encoding DHA2 family efflux MFS transporter permease subunit, whose product MTDASPTRTTAARTSDRGPWPALWALVIGFFMILVDTTIVSVANPAIKEALDPASSNLDRVVWVTSAYLLAYAVPLLITGRLGDRFGPKNVYLIGLAVFTLSSLWCGLSTTLDGLIWARAAQGLGAALLTPQTMAVITRTFPPERRGAAMGLWGATSGVAMLVGPLAGGFLVDGLGWEWIFFINLPVGVVGFVAALILVPKLETHRHRFDILGVFLSAVAMFLIVFGLQEAEAYDWGVIWGPISVWGLIVVGLFVLALFLWQQARTKSEPLVPMELFRNRNFTWSNITIVIVGFTVTAQGLPLMFFLQLARGLTPTESALLLIPMALAAGIISPFAGRVLDRIDPRVMLVPGLLCVSISLFLFAAMMNTDIAIGWLLVPSAILGLGNAGMWGPLATTATRDLPMHQAGAGSGIYNTMRTIGSVLGSAAIAVFMQSRLVANVPGAEDAGGFGEGAMPAAVAAPFAAAMSQTMLLPAAVILLGVAAVLFLRRPAHLRAR is encoded by the coding sequence GTGACCGACGCCTCCCCCACCCGCACGACCGCCGCGCGTACGTCCGATCGCGGGCCGTGGCCGGCGCTGTGGGCCCTCGTCATCGGCTTCTTCATGATCCTCGTCGACACGACGATCGTCAGTGTCGCCAACCCCGCGATCAAGGAGGCCCTCGACCCCGCCTCGAGCAACCTCGACCGGGTCGTGTGGGTCACCAGTGCCTACCTGCTCGCGTACGCGGTGCCTCTGCTCATCACGGGACGGCTCGGCGACCGGTTCGGTCCGAAGAACGTCTATCTCATCGGCCTCGCCGTCTTCACGCTCTCCTCGCTGTGGTGCGGGCTGTCCACCACCCTCGACGGACTCATCTGGGCGAGGGCGGCGCAGGGGCTCGGTGCCGCACTGCTCACGCCGCAGACGATGGCGGTGATCACGCGCACATTCCCGCCGGAGCGTCGAGGCGCGGCGATGGGGCTGTGGGGTGCGACATCCGGCGTCGCGATGCTCGTCGGACCGCTCGCCGGAGGGTTCCTCGTGGACGGTCTCGGCTGGGAGTGGATCTTCTTCATCAACCTGCCCGTCGGAGTCGTCGGTTTCGTCGCCGCCCTCATCCTCGTGCCGAAGCTCGAGACCCACCGGCATCGGTTCGACATCCTCGGCGTCTTCCTCAGCGCGGTCGCCATGTTCCTCATCGTCTTCGGGCTTCAGGAGGCGGAGGCCTACGACTGGGGAGTGATCTGGGGGCCGATCTCGGTGTGGGGTCTCATCGTCGTCGGTCTGTTCGTGCTCGCGCTGTTCCTCTGGCAGCAGGCGAGGACGAAGAGCGAACCGCTGGTGCCGATGGAGCTGTTCCGCAACCGGAACTTCACGTGGTCGAACATCACGATCGTCATCGTCGGCTTCACGGTGACGGCCCAGGGACTGCCGCTGATGTTCTTCCTCCAGCTCGCCCGCGGCCTCACGCCGACCGAATCGGCTCTCCTGCTGATCCCGATGGCGCTCGCCGCAGGGATCATCTCGCCCTTCGCGGGGCGGGTGCTCGACCGGATCGATCCCCGCGTCATGCTCGTGCCGGGCCTGCTGTGCGTGTCGATCTCGCTGTTCCTGTTCGCCGCCATGATGAACACCGACATCGCGATCGGGTGGTTGCTCGTGCCCTCCGCGATCCTCGGTCTCGGAAACGCCGGCATGTGGGGGCCGCTGGCGACCACCGCCACCCGCGATCTGCCGATGCACCAGGCGGGCGCGGGCTCCGGCATCTACAACACGATGCGCACGATCGGGTCCGTGCTCGGCTCCGCGGCGATCGCGGTGTTCATGCAGAGCAGGCTCGTCGCGAACGTCCCCGGTGCGGAGGACGCTGGCGGATTCGGCGAGGGGGCCATGCCCGCGGCCGTCGCCGCGCCGTTCGCCGCCGCCATGTCGCAGACCATGCTCCTGCCGGCCGCCGTGATCCTGCTCGGTGTCGCCGCCGTGCTGTTCCTCCGTCGTCCGGCGCACCTGCGGGCGCGCTGA
- a CDS encoding LLM class flavin-dependent oxidoreductase: MTDRKQLILNLFEMNCVSHITHGLWRLPGNNRTRFNEIGYWQELAERAEDGGFDAIFLADVVGAYDTYRDGLETSLAEAVQIPSNDPLLVVPVMAAASRRLGFGVTFSTTYEPPFSFARRMGTLDHLTAGRVGWNIVTSYLPNAARNFGLADQIEHDQRYRIADEYLDVLYKLWEGSWDDGAVVADRERGVYARPEGVRYIDHRGEHFQVAGPHLVEPSRQRTPVLFQATGSPAGTAFAGRHAEAVFTGGRDVAEFRRNKRNIQDALVRNGRLPNDAKFLVQAGVVVGRTDEEAAEKLELYRRYSSVEGILAHSSLPFDPLAHAPETPLSEVLTRAGLDPTSGPWAAGADGTVGQFLDRITAGREGRFFVAGSPTTVADEIERWLDEDGIDGINLRQYHTFGTLTDFAELVVPELRRRGRLPSADEVRDDRRTLRERLLGEGPRLPDRHPGAQYRGGRNLVSETVGVASA, translated from the coding sequence ATGACCGACCGCAAGCAGCTGATCCTCAACCTGTTCGAGATGAACTGCGTGAGCCACATCACGCACGGGCTCTGGCGGCTCCCCGGCAACAACCGGACGCGTTTCAACGAGATCGGATATTGGCAGGAGCTCGCCGAGCGCGCCGAGGACGGCGGGTTCGACGCGATCTTCCTCGCCGACGTGGTCGGTGCGTACGACACCTACCGCGACGGGTTGGAGACGTCGCTGGCCGAGGCCGTGCAGATCCCGAGCAACGACCCCCTGCTGGTCGTCCCCGTCATGGCCGCAGCCAGTCGCCGGCTCGGATTCGGGGTGACGTTCTCGACGACGTACGAGCCGCCGTTCTCGTTCGCCCGACGAATGGGCACGCTCGATCACCTCACTGCGGGACGGGTCGGCTGGAACATCGTCACCTCTTACCTTCCGAACGCCGCACGCAACTTCGGTCTGGCCGATCAGATCGAGCACGACCAGCGCTATCGCATCGCGGACGAGTACCTCGACGTCCTGTACAAGCTGTGGGAGGGCTCCTGGGACGACGGTGCGGTCGTGGCCGACCGCGAGCGCGGCGTCTATGCGCGTCCAGAGGGCGTGCGCTACATCGACCACAGGGGCGAGCACTTCCAGGTCGCCGGCCCGCACCTCGTCGAGCCGTCACGACAGCGCACGCCGGTGCTCTTCCAGGCCACGGGGTCCCCGGCGGGAACGGCCTTCGCCGGTCGCCATGCCGAGGCCGTCTTCACCGGTGGACGCGACGTGGCGGAGTTCCGGCGCAACAAGCGGAACATCCAGGACGCCCTCGTCCGCAACGGACGACTGCCGAACGACGCGAAGTTCCTCGTCCAGGCGGGCGTGGTCGTCGGGCGGACGGACGAGGAGGCGGCCGAGAAACTGGAGCTCTATCGGCGCTACAGCAGCGTCGAGGGCATCCTCGCGCACTCCTCACTGCCGTTCGATCCGCTCGCGCACGCGCCGGAGACCCCGCTGTCGGAGGTACTGACCCGCGCGGGCCTCGACCCGACGTCTGGTCCATGGGCGGCCGGTGCCGACGGCACGGTCGGTCAGTTCCTGGATCGGATCACGGCCGGACGGGAGGGTCGCTTCTTCGTCGCCGGTTCGCCGACCACGGTGGCCGACGAGATCGAGCGCTGGCTCGACGAGGACGGCATCGACGGGATCAACCTCCGGCAGTACCACACGTTCGGGACGCTGACAGATTTCGCCGAGCTCGTCGTGCCCGAGCTGCGCCGCCGCGGCCGGCTGCCCTCGGCGGACGAGGTCCGCGACGATCGTCGGACGCTCCGCGAGCGGCTGCTGGGCGAGGGCCCGCGGCTCCCCGACCGGCATCCCGGTGCGCAGTACCGCGGAGGCAGGAATCTCGTTTCGGAGACGGTCGGCGTCGCGTCGGCGTGA
- a CDS encoding acyl-CoA dehydrogenase family protein gives MSAVTAAETVAPTFEHLRARFAPIFEEIGAGVLEREADRRLPYEQIDRLRREGFGALRVPVEYGGFGLTLVEQFRLLIDLAVHDSNSAHVWRGHIAFVEEILIEKDAQRRDRWLTRIGRDRDLIGNAWSEVGNRSWEDSSTVLSSDGDGGYTLDGEKYYTTGTIFAQWTSVAAQLDGERVFVAARLDDPGVTIVDDWNGFGQRLTGTGTTRFVKVPVAADEIRRSAEHDTWRSSLVPLFQLVLLAALAGIARAAVDDIVRYVLGRNRRALDGDEDSSPRDDVLVQRAVGEVSAAAEAAEAIVLSAARALDDAHDVHDAEEADARPVFDRARLAAFRGQTALIPLVLSATERIFEVGGSSAVAAPRALDRHWRNARTVASHNPVDHRARAIGYYELFGEFPERRRAGTTAPTSAAASSDAASAKKES, from the coding sequence ATGTCTGCCGTCACTGCCGCCGAGACCGTCGCACCGACATTCGAGCACCTGCGCGCCCGTTTCGCGCCGATCTTCGAGGAGATCGGCGCCGGCGTGCTCGAGCGCGAAGCCGATCGGCGCCTGCCGTACGAGCAGATCGACCGTCTGCGGCGCGAGGGGTTCGGCGCGCTGCGCGTGCCGGTGGAGTACGGCGGGTTCGGCCTCACGCTCGTCGAGCAGTTCCGCCTGCTCATCGACCTGGCGGTGCACGACTCCAACAGCGCGCACGTGTGGCGAGGGCACATCGCCTTCGTCGAGGAGATCCTCATCGAGAAGGACGCGCAGCGCCGCGATCGCTGGCTGACGCGGATCGGGCGGGACAGGGACCTCATCGGCAACGCCTGGAGCGAGGTCGGCAACCGTTCCTGGGAGGACAGCTCGACCGTGCTCTCCTCGGACGGCGATGGTGGGTACACGCTCGACGGGGAGAAGTACTACACGACGGGGACGATCTTCGCGCAGTGGACGAGCGTCGCCGCCCAGCTCGACGGCGAACGCGTCTTCGTCGCGGCCCGTCTCGACGACCCGGGGGTGACGATCGTGGACGACTGGAACGGATTCGGGCAGCGTCTCACCGGCACCGGCACGACGCGCTTCGTCAAGGTTCCCGTTGCCGCCGATGAGATCCGCCGTTCGGCGGAGCACGACACGTGGCGCTCCTCTCTCGTGCCGCTGTTCCAACTCGTCCTGCTCGCCGCGCTCGCCGGCATCGCCCGCGCGGCGGTCGATGACATCGTCCGCTACGTGCTCGGGCGCAACCGGAGGGCGCTCGACGGCGACGAGGACTCCAGCCCGCGTGACGACGTCCTCGTCCAGCGCGCGGTGGGAGAGGTGAGTGCAGCCGCCGAGGCGGCGGAGGCGATCGTGCTCTCCGCTGCTCGCGCCCTGGATGACGCGCACGACGTGCACGATGCCGAGGAGGCCGATGCGCGCCCGGTGTTCGACCGCGCCCGCCTGGCGGCGTTCCGCGGCCAGACGGCTCTCATCCCCCTCGTCCTGTCCGCCACCGAGCGGATCTTCGAGGTGGGTGGCTCGTCCGCGGTCGCGGCCCCCCGCGCGCTCGACCGGCACTGGCGCAACGCCAGGACGGTCGCCTCGCACAACCCCGTGGACCACCGTGCCAGGGCGATCGGGTACTACGAGCTGTTCGGCGAGTTCCCCGAGCGCCGCAGGGCGGGCACGACCGCACCGACATCCGCCGCCGCGTCCTCGGACGCGGCGTCCGCGAAGAAGGAGAGCTGA
- a CDS encoding ABC transporter substrate-binding protein — protein MSQPHVRIVRKNRRPVWVVVGIAAVAAVILGIVFLPRLLGGGPAGASAASVDSAGQTPQSGGTLTYLDAEVIASASIQNGTWQSTALTHNITDRLVFANPDTGELEPWLAESWDISEDGLEYVFRIRDGVTFSNGQELDAGAVQRNIEFQAFGNPDLGVVPNTTYPIVDTVTSDETERTVTVRLVEPFSPYIKILSNWASSLVADETLALSAEELQQATNVIGTGPFVVESEVYGEEIVLVRRDDYAWAPAGSENQGAAYLEKIIWIPVLEDSTRLGSLRAGEGDLIRYVQPSEEDALAADGFQVLGLQGTGQTNTWILKQQIPALRDVRVRQAISAAIDRDQIIDDLYTDNWTTASSLVTEDAFGFTDQSDKLEFDRDRADALLDEAGWTERDAEGYRVKDGERLHIKTVIDVFDATSAPLFQLIAWQLQQVGIELELTEVDYANVSTAYADPEVGVLRTGWPQADPWVTIRNAFDTEKTNTLALPETDEVLNDLLNRQTTVDGDERAEILAELQDYLIDNAYAFPILTDTQVFALQPHVRGFEWTPEARPVFHNTWIAED, from the coding sequence ATGTCGCAGCCGCACGTCCGCATCGTCCGCAAGAACCGCAGACCCGTCTGGGTCGTCGTCGGAATCGCCGCGGTCGCCGCCGTGATCCTCGGCATCGTGTTCCTGCCGCGGCTGCTCGGCGGAGGCCCCGCAGGTGCCTCCGCGGCATCCGTCGACAGCGCCGGTCAGACCCCGCAGTCCGGCGGCACCCTCACCTACCTCGACGCCGAGGTGATCGCGTCGGCCAGCATCCAGAACGGCACCTGGCAGTCGACGGCCCTCACGCACAACATCACCGACCGACTGGTCTTCGCGAATCCTGACACGGGCGAGCTCGAACCGTGGCTGGCCGAGAGCTGGGACATCAGCGAGGACGGGCTCGAATACGTCTTCCGCATCCGGGACGGCGTGACCTTCAGCAACGGGCAGGAACTGGATGCCGGTGCGGTCCAGCGCAACATCGAGTTCCAGGCGTTCGGTAACCCCGACCTCGGCGTCGTGCCCAACACCACCTATCCCATCGTGGACACCGTCACCAGCGATGAGACGGAGCGCACTGTCACCGTCCGGCTCGTCGAGCCGTTCAGCCCGTACATCAAGATCCTCTCGAACTGGGCCAGCTCGCTCGTGGCGGATGAGACCCTCGCGTTGAGCGCAGAGGAGCTGCAGCAGGCGACCAACGTCATCGGCACGGGGCCGTTCGTCGTGGAGTCCGAGGTGTACGGCGAGGAGATCGTGCTCGTGCGGCGGGACGACTACGCGTGGGCGCCGGCCGGATCGGAGAACCAGGGGGCGGCCTACCTCGAGAAGATCATCTGGATCCCTGTGCTCGAGGACAGCACACGACTCGGCAGTCTCCGTGCCGGCGAGGGCGACCTGATCCGCTACGTGCAGCCCAGCGAGGAGGACGCGCTCGCCGCCGACGGGTTCCAGGTGCTCGGACTGCAGGGCACTGGTCAGACGAACACGTGGATCCTCAAGCAGCAGATCCCCGCCCTCCGCGACGTCCGTGTACGGCAGGCGATCTCGGCCGCCATCGACCGCGACCAGATCATCGACGACCTCTACACCGACAACTGGACGACGGCATCGAGTCTCGTCACCGAGGACGCCTTCGGCTTCACGGATCAGTCGGACAAGCTCGAGTTCGATCGGGACCGTGCCGACGCATTGCTCGACGAGGCCGGGTGGACCGAACGGGATGCCGAGGGCTACCGCGTCAAGGACGGCGAGCGCCTGCACATCAAGACCGTGATCGATGTGTTCGATGCCACATCGGCCCCGCTCTTCCAGCTCATCGCCTGGCAGCTGCAGCAGGTCGGGATCGAACTCGAGCTCACAGAGGTCGACTACGCCAACGTCTCCACCGCATACGCCGACCCCGAGGTCGGGGTGCTCCGCACCGGGTGGCCGCAGGCCGACCCGTGGGTCACCATTCGCAACGCCTTCGACACCGAGAAGACCAACACCCTGGCGCTGCCCGAGACCGATGAGGTGCTCAACGACCTGCTCAACCGACAGACGACGGTCGACGGGGACGAGCGGGCGGAGATCCTCGCCGAACTGCAGGACTACCTGATCGACAACGCGTACGCCTTCCCCATCCTCACCGACACGCAGGTGTTCGCGCTCCAGCCGCACGTGCGCGGATTCGAGTGGACGCCGGAGGCTCGGCCCGTGTTCCACAACACCTGGATCGCGGAGGACTGA
- a CDS encoding ABC transporter permease yields the protein MVSARYVLRRVAHAVAVVILAYVFVWIILFALPGDPVKNRLDNPQNPVPPDVAARIIGYYELDRSPLEQFALAVGRLLRGDLGYSLATGRPVVELIAQGLSSTALLAVLGLLLTLVISLVVALLAVFPRSEAVRRAAQALPLLSLSAPTFLVGLLLLQVFAYQLGWFSSIRDEGVKSLLLPALTLGIVASPPITRVLIQGLSAARAEPFVGVLRAKGMSESAIIFRHVLKNGSIPAVTLFGLTAGALLAGSVITETVFSRAGLGFVTEQAVRAQDGPVVLGVVLLVAVIVTAFNLLTDLVYPLIDPRIRIHDTRPSKATELEETPA from the coding sequence ATGGTCTCGGCACGGTACGTCCTCCGACGCGTGGCCCACGCTGTCGCCGTGGTGATCCTCGCCTACGTGTTCGTCTGGATCATCCTGTTCGCCCTCCCCGGCGACCCGGTGAAGAACCGGCTCGACAACCCGCAGAACCCCGTGCCCCCGGACGTCGCAGCGCGGATCATCGGCTACTACGAACTCGACCGATCGCCACTCGAGCAGTTCGCCCTCGCGGTCGGGCGCCTGCTGAGGGGCGACCTCGGATACTCGTTGGCGACGGGTCGCCCTGTGGTCGAGCTCATCGCGCAGGGGCTCTCGTCGACCGCGCTGCTCGCCGTGCTCGGGTTACTGCTGACCCTGGTGATCTCGCTGGTCGTGGCGCTCCTCGCCGTCTTCCCCCGGTCGGAGGCGGTGCGGCGCGCGGCGCAGGCGCTGCCGCTGCTGTCTCTCTCGGCGCCCACGTTCCTCGTCGGACTCCTGCTCCTGCAGGTGTTCGCCTATCAGCTCGGCTGGTTCTCGTCGATCAGGGACGAGGGGGTCAAGTCCCTCCTGCTGCCGGCTCTCACGCTCGGCATCGTGGCCAGCCCGCCCATCACCCGTGTGCTGATCCAGGGGTTGAGCGCCGCCAGAGCAGAGCCGTTCGTCGGCGTGCTCAGAGCGAAGGGGATGTCGGAGAGCGCGATCATCTTCCGCCACGTGCTGAAGAACGGATCGATCCCCGCGGTGACCCTGTTCGGCCTCACCGCAGGGGCGCTGCTGGCCGGATCCGTCATCACCGAGACCGTCTTCTCCCGCGCCGGCCTCGGATTCGTCACCGAGCAGGCCGTCCGTGCTCAGGACGGACCGGTGGTCCTCGGCGTCGTCCTGCTCGTCGCCGTGATCGTCACGGCCTTCAACCTCCTCACCGACCTGGTCTACCCGCTCATCGACCCGCGCATCCGCATCCATGACACCCGCCCTTCGAAGGCGACAGAGCTCGAGGAGACCCCCGCATGA
- a CDS encoding ABC transporter permease: protein MTVAPALETPPAFAAPPTPAGRPAWLNVPDLAAIAFVAFLLIAVAFPSVLTPYDPLEVSPGDTLSAPSLAHIFGTDYLGRDLYTRVVHGTALTLSTSGIAVLIGLAIGLTLGSLAGYLGGWVDSLLSRVVDVLLAIPGLLLAMVIVVSLGFGAVNAAIAVGLSSVAGFTRLVRSEVLTVKEHPFVEASAHLGGTRRYTLLRHILPNSYGSVLALVPLEFGGAILSISALSFLGFGAVPPQPEWGLLVSEGRQYITSSPWMSLIPGLVIAATVLSVARLSTLAQRAREGRS from the coding sequence ATGACCGTCGCACCCGCGCTCGAGACACCGCCCGCCTTCGCGGCGCCGCCGACACCGGCCGGCCGTCCGGCATGGCTCAACGTTCCCGACCTCGCGGCGATCGCCTTCGTCGCGTTCCTCCTCATCGCCGTCGCCTTCCCGTCCGTGCTCACCCCGTACGACCCGCTCGAGGTCAGCCCCGGCGACACGCTGTCCGCGCCGAGCCTCGCGCACATCTTCGGCACCGACTACCTCGGCAGGGATCTCTACACGCGGGTCGTCCATGGCACGGCCCTGACCCTTTCCACCTCCGGGATCGCGGTGCTGATCGGGCTCGCGATCGGTCTCACTCTGGGATCGCTCGCCGGCTACCTCGGCGGCTGGGTCGACAGCCTCCTCAGCCGCGTCGTCGATGTGCTCCTGGCCATCCCCGGTCTCCTGCTGGCCATGGTCATCGTCGTCTCGCTCGGGTTCGGCGCCGTCAACGCGGCGATCGCGGTCGGACTGTCGTCGGTCGCCGGCTTTACCCGCCTCGTGCGCTCCGAGGTGCTCACCGTGAAGGAGCATCCCTTCGTCGAGGCCAGTGCGCACCTGGGGGGAACCCGCAGGTACACGCTCCTGCGGCACATCCTCCCGAACTCCTACGGCTCGGTCCTCGCGCTCGTCCCGCTGGAGTTCGGCGGGGCGATCCTGTCGATCTCGGCCCTGAGCTTCCTCGGGTTCGGCGCGGTCCCCCCGCAGCCGGAGTGGGGCCTGCTCGTCTCGGAAGGCCGGCAGTACATCACCTCATCGCCGTGGATGTCGCTCATCCCCGGTCTCGTCATCGCCGCGACCGTGCTGTCGGTCGCCCGGCTGAGCACATTGGCGCAGCGCGCCAGGGAGGGTCGCTCATGA